The following coding sequences are from one Halomicrobium zhouii window:
- a CDS encoding sulfatase yields the protein MPVSNVVLVTIDSLRYDRSLRSDRDVDPAPTLSELAEKGFSFENAFANGPNTPSSFPTLLTGTYPAMYGGYRYLDERRPFLSETLQNAGMRTVGYHSNPHLGPEKNFNHGFDTFNDGSEDDDDARTIKNVVDEHVPSDSWLYSILRRVWHYLTLTTDTSAYAPATEITNQAIDWLETNWDGKSPYFMWLHYMDVHYPFTPPDRFFEDIGADPLSTRRTADLNGRMQENPESLTAEDDADLLTLYDAEIRYMDHNLNRLLEALEAQDAREDTAIVVTADHGEAFGEHGRYGHHPYNYDELVHVPLVFDVPGREGRRIDQQVSLIDVPPTLYDLLGVETPAAVQGHSLKPLMDGDEREEGVVICTASGGEMLATRTPEWKLLWDREQDTVELYHLVDDPGETVDVSGENHEVVERFRNLLEDHIAEARATDTDLPDVEESDEVKQRLEDLGYVD from the coding sequence ATGCCCGTATCTAACGTTGTCCTCGTTACCATTGACAGTCTTCGGTACGATAGATCTCTCAGATCTGACCGGGACGTTGATCCGGCACCAACTCTCTCAGAACTCGCCGAGAAGGGATTCTCTTTCGAGAACGCGTTCGCGAATGGGCCAAACACGCCCTCCAGTTTTCCAACCCTGCTGACAGGCACCTACCCCGCGATGTATGGAGGCTACCGCTATCTCGACGAACGCCGCCCGTTTCTCTCGGAAACGCTTCAGAACGCGGGGATGCGGACAGTCGGCTACCACTCGAACCCCCATTTGGGCCCCGAGAAAAATTTCAATCACGGATTCGATACGTTCAACGACGGCTCTGAGGATGACGACGATGCGCGCACTATCAAGAACGTTGTCGACGAGCACGTTCCCTCTGATTCCTGGCTTTACAGTATTCTCCGGCGGGTCTGGCACTACCTGACGTTGACTACCGACACCTCTGCCTATGCGCCCGCGACCGAAATCACCAACCAGGCCATCGACTGGCTGGAGACTAACTGGGACGGCAAAAGCCCCTACTTCATGTGGCTCCACTACATGGACGTCCACTACCCGTTTACGCCGCCGGACCGCTTCTTCGAGGACATCGGTGCCGACCCACTTTCGACCCGACGGACGGCAGACCTCAACGGCCGGATGCAGGAGAATCCCGAGTCTCTCACTGCGGAGGACGATGCGGACCTGCTCACCCTTTACGACGCCGAGATTCGGTACATGGATCACAACCTGAACCGTCTCCTCGAAGCGCTCGAAGCACAAGACGCCCGGGAGGACACGGCCATCGTCGTCACCGCGGACCACGGGGAGGCGTTCGGCGAACACGGTCGCTACGGCCACCATCCCTACAACTACGACGAACTCGTCCACGTCCCACTGGTGTTCGACGTACCCGGCCGGGAAGGACGACGAATCGATCAGCAGGTTTCCCTTATCGACGTACCACCGACGCTCTACGACCTACTAGGTGTCGAGACTCCCGCCGCTGTTCAGGGGCACAGTCTGAAACCACTCATGGACGGGGACGAGCGTGAAGAGGGCGTGGTCATCTGCACCGCATCCGGCGGGGAGATGTTGGCGACTCGAACGCCGGAGTGGAAGCTCCTGTGGGACCGAGAGCAGGATACGGTCGAACTGTACCACCTCGTCGATGATCCTGGGGAGACCGTCGACGTAAGCGGGGAGAATCACGAGGTCGTAGAACGGTTCCGGAACCTACTCGAAGACCACATTGCTGAGGCACGCGCTACCGACACCGACCTTCCGGACGTGGAGGAGAGCGACGAGGTAAAACAGCGTCTCGAAGACCTGGGATACGTCGACTGA
- a CDS encoding oligosaccharide flippase family protein — translation MSEDKNQAIRDIVKGASIVYVGLFLELLIAFVAQVIAARYLSVSEFGGLTAGTALLDIGSILAGLGLASGLTRYLPRIGDEEKRMLASTTIVITFVTSVLLGTVVTLNASFIASEIFGNPEVTVSIRTFGAAIPFAALLNVSVGGIRGQERSLYRVYVKNIIHPVTRFVLVIGAVVYGLGQVGLASAYAAPYIVSGAIALLLLHRTLPRTSSSFDSELFTRVTRYSLPFTISGVTGFVYRSIDIFLILYFLGDTATGIYGVAYAAVSFMGMYSTAFNYLGSPIASKLESDGNVDDVMDMFSSVARWLVIASVCTLVPLGVFSTEFISIIYESKYASGGPVLLILAAGFAAKNVLSIHSPILESLGLSKTISFNSVVAAAVNLGLNILLIPEFGITGAAVATVISFLVRDGLAAVEVYYHLGTTPISWQVIRPVAVAIPSLTIFATIIAPEIPTTIPWLIGATGSFTVSLVLGVLFVFGLSKTEVMVIRSAEERYNLNLGPFDRLVRHLARR, via the coding sequence ATGAGCGAAGACAAGAATCAGGCTATCCGCGATATCGTCAAAGGGGCCAGTATCGTGTACGTTGGCCTCTTTCTCGAACTCCTCATCGCGTTCGTCGCACAGGTAATCGCCGCCAGATATCTCTCCGTAAGCGAATTCGGCGGACTGACAGCTGGAACAGCACTACTGGACATCGGTAGTATCCTCGCGGGCCTGGGGCTAGCGTCGGGGCTCACCCGGTATCTCCCCCGGATCGGAGACGAAGAAAAGCGGATGCTAGCTTCGACTACGATCGTCATCACTTTCGTCACCTCAGTCCTGTTAGGTACAGTCGTAACTCTGAACGCTTCGTTCATTGCTAGCGAGATATTCGGTAATCCAGAGGTAACAGTCAGCATTCGAACATTCGGCGCAGCGATCCCCTTCGCCGCGTTACTCAACGTCTCTGTGGGGGGAATCCGTGGTCAAGAACGGTCGCTCTATCGGGTATACGTCAAGAATATAATTCACCCGGTGACGAGATTCGTACTAGTTATTGGCGCAGTCGTGTACGGGCTCGGACAGGTAGGCCTGGCGAGTGCGTACGCAGCCCCATACATCGTGAGTGGGGCCATCGCACTTCTTCTCTTGCATAGAACACTACCACGGACCAGTTCGTCCTTCGATAGTGAGCTCTTCACCCGAGTCACTCGGTATTCACTTCCGTTTACTATCTCTGGAGTTACCGGTTTCGTGTACCGAAGTATCGATATATTTCTCATCCTTTATTTCCTCGGAGACACGGCGACGGGGATCTACGGTGTCGCGTACGCCGCTGTGAGTTTCATGGGTATGTATTCGACGGCGTTTAATTATCTCGGATCGCCTATCGCTAGCAAACTCGAGAGCGACGGGAACGTCGACGACGTAATGGATATGTTCAGTTCAGTGGCCAGGTGGTTAGTCATCGCGAGTGTCTGTACACTCGTTCCGCTCGGTGTGTTTTCGACCGAATTTATTAGTATCATCTATGAATCAAAGTACGCAAGCGGTGGTCCAGTGCTGTTGATCCTGGCAGCAGGATTCGCTGCGAAGAACGTACTGAGTATTCACAGTCCCATACTCGAGTCTCTCGGGCTATCCAAGACCATCTCGTTCAACAGCGTCGTGGCAGCAGCCGTCAATCTCGGTCTGAATATCCTTCTCATCCCCGAATTCGGTATCACTGGCGCGGCCGTTGCAACGGTGATTTCGTTCCTCGTGCGAGATGGACTTGCCGCAGTTGAGGTATACTATCATCTTGGTACCACGCCGATATCTTGGCAGGTCATTCGACCGGTGGCCGTGGCTATTCCGTCCCTGACGATATTCGCGACTATCATTGCACCCGAAATTCCGACCACCATACCCTGGTTGATCGGGGCAACCGGGTCGTTCACTGTCAGTCTCGTTCTCGGTGTCCTGTTCGTATTCGGTCTTTCGAAGACGGAAGTAATGGTCATTCGGTCGGCGGAAGAACGCTACAACCTGAACCTCGGGCCATTCGATCGGTTGGTCCGTCACCTTGCTCGACGATAA
- a CDS encoding glycosyltransferase family 4 protein: protein MRILFLTEERISFSDALVRGGAIHVRNVVQGLRERRHDVLLLDWNENPERNFQRSVDPLSRFVEGPTRTAVHATHVARRHDVDVIVSKTRKTYLPGLIASRAAGVPHVVHVGSSLDRPVAGAADRLNVASMAARLRAPHDAYFVVCEYIRDQLLDRGVHRDRIFDVSNAVDTERFHPNDIPKPLDDDYHKRIESLDGDFLLGYVGGLQPYKGLDDLATAFRSTEADCEVIVAGDGPQRSRLERSFGDAATFLGSIPYEQIPALYHEMDVFVLPSHTEGLPRVVLEAQATATPVIATRVGGIPEVVEDGETGLLCEPKRPSDLAIAIERLATDTSERERLGVNGRDVVQGELSWEATYDRYERYLDQVVG from the coding sequence ATGCGCATCCTCTTTCTCACGGAGGAACGGATATCGTTCTCCGACGCGCTCGTGAGGGGAGGAGCGATTCACGTCCGTAACGTCGTACAAGGGCTCCGTGAGCGCAGACACGATGTCCTCCTCCTGGACTGGAACGAAAATCCAGAACGGAACTTCCAGAGGTCAGTTGATCCCCTGAGCCGGTTTGTTGAGGGTCCCACTCGAACGGCGGTCCACGCCACTCACGTGGCACGGCGCCATGACGTCGACGTCATCGTCTCGAAGACGCGAAAGACCTACCTTCCCGGACTGATAGCGTCGCGTGCGGCCGGCGTTCCGCACGTAGTGCACGTCGGTTCTTCGCTAGACCGTCCTGTCGCAGGCGCTGCCGACCGGCTAAACGTTGCATCGATGGCAGCAAGACTCCGTGCACCTCACGACGCGTACTTCGTCGTTTGCGAGTACATCCGGGACCAGCTCCTGGACCGCGGTGTCCACCGGGACCGTATCTTCGACGTGAGCAACGCCGTCGACACCGAGCGGTTCCATCCGAACGACATACCCAAACCGCTGGATGACGACTATCACAAGCGGATCGAATCGCTCGACGGCGACTTTCTCCTCGGCTACGTCGGCGGGCTCCAACCGTACAAGGGCCTCGACGACCTCGCGACCGCTTTCAGGTCGACGGAGGCGGACTGCGAGGTGATCGTCGCGGGAGACGGCCCCCAACGCTCGCGGCTGGAACGCTCGTTCGGTGACGCGGCCACGTTCCTCGGATCGATCCCCTACGAGCAGATACCCGCGCTGTACCACGAGATGGACGTCTTCGTTCTCCCGTCGCACACGGAGGGGCTCCCGAGGGTGGTCCTCGAAGCTCAGGCGACGGCGACTCCCGTCATCGCGACGCGCGTCGGCGGCATCCCGGAAGTCGTCGAAGACGGTGAGACCGGGCTGCTCTGTGAGCCGAAACGGCCGTCGGATCTCGCGATCGCGATTGAGCGATTGGCCACCGATACCTCCGAGCGAGAGAGACTGGGAGTGAATGGGAGAGATGTCGTCCAAGGCGAATTGTCGTGGGAAGCCACATACGACCGGTACGAACGATATCTCGATCAGGTTGTCGGCTAA
- a CDS encoding sulfatase, which yields MPRNAILITVDCLRYDCLSVAGYDRPVSPTMDALAEEGAFCDQAITTGPNTRTSFPGILCSSYPLMYGGYAQLTGDRHMIAEVFRDRGFRTLGINTNTQLHSQFGWDRGWDLYYDSEQTVVSDPEMCLWDEDDGTGPSRTDDYLERAKEKVYETLDQDSLAYRLVESLYRQIGSRTAPHDSASAAVDRTFQYLDALSDEKPLFLWIHFMEPHSPYVPPKSYRDQFLDEQVSDGELWRINDKVNTKEDQVTEQEVSVVSDLYDASVRVVDDQIGRLIDGLRERGYWQDSVAMLVGDHGEAFGEHGELAHGGRPYDELVRVPLIVRRGNEDISFPEGVTSTIDIAPTLLDATCEESAIPDTFHGVSLDPILRGERPMPDDRTVFSQIASGGWRDIDLSNRITACRTDEWKLVTSVQENDADELFYIPDDQYERKNRAAAEPSVLEDMLGRVGDHYALDAYEHYSIEDAVEPDDLGEQLEALGYIK from the coding sequence ATGCCACGGAATGCTATCCTGATAACCGTCGATTGTTTGCGATACGACTGCCTCTCGGTCGCTGGATACGACCGCCCGGTCTCTCCCACCATGGACGCCCTTGCAGAAGAGGGCGCGTTCTGTGACCAGGCCATCACGACTGGACCGAACACCCGGACGAGTTTCCCGGGGATCCTCTGTTCGTCGTACCCGCTGATGTACGGCGGGTACGCTCAGTTGACGGGAGACCGCCACATGATTGCAGAGGTTTTTCGAGATCGTGGTTTTCGGACCCTTGGCATCAACACGAATACGCAACTGCACTCTCAGTTCGGGTGGGATCGGGGGTGGGACCTGTACTACGATAGTGAGCAGACCGTCGTTTCCGACCCGGAAATGTGCCTCTGGGACGAGGACGACGGGACTGGCCCCTCGCGAACGGACGATTACCTGGAGAGAGCGAAAGAAAAAGTCTATGAGACACTCGACCAGGACAGTTTGGCATATCGTCTGGTCGAGTCGCTCTACCGGCAGATCGGATCGCGCACCGCACCGCACGACTCGGCCAGTGCGGCTGTCGACCGAACCTTCCAGTACCTGGACGCCCTCTCGGATGAAAAGCCGCTGTTCCTGTGGATCCACTTTATGGAACCGCACTCGCCGTACGTTCCTCCAAAATCCTACCGCGATCAGTTCCTCGACGAACAGGTTTCGGACGGCGAATTGTGGCGAATCAACGATAAGGTCAACACGAAAGAGGACCAGGTGACAGAGCAAGAGGTTTCGGTCGTTTCCGATCTCTACGACGCGTCCGTGCGGGTGGTGGACGACCAGATCGGTCGCTTAATCGACGGCCTGCGGGAACGGGGATACTGGCAAGACTCAGTTGCGATGCTCGTCGGCGATCACGGAGAAGCGTTCGGTGAACACGGTGAACTGGCCCACGGCGGCCGACCCTACGATGAGCTCGTCCGCGTCCCACTGATCGTCAGGCGAGGTAATGAGGACATCTCGTTCCCCGAAGGCGTAACTTCGACCATCGACATCGCGCCAACGTTGCTGGACGCCACCTGTGAAGAATCAGCGATTCCGGACACCTTCCACGGGGTTTCGCTCGACCCGATACTTCGGGGTGAAAGACCGATGCCGGACGATCGGACAGTCTTCAGCCAGATCGCCTCCGGTGGCTGGCGTGATATTGACCTTAGCAACCGGATCACGGCCTGTCGGACCGACGAGTGGAAGCTCGTCACCTCGGTTCAGGAAAACGACGCCGACGAACTATTCTATATCCCCGACGATCAGTACGAGCGGAAGAACCGCGCGGCTGCTGAGCCGTCAGTCCTCGAAGACATGCTAGGCCGTGTCGGCGACCACTACGCGCTGGACGCCTACGAGCACTACAGTATCGAAGATGCGGTCGAACCCGACGACCTCGGCGAGCAACTCGAAGCGCTCGGCTACATTAAGTGA